From the genome of Nicotiana sylvestris chromosome 2, ASM39365v2, whole genome shotgun sequence, one region includes:
- the LOC104214838 gene encoding protein PIN-LIKES 3-like, giving the protein MAFVDLFVVALVPVLKTLIITAVGLFLALERVNLLGSTARHHLNNLVFYIFTPALVASSLAETVTSSNIVSLWFMPVNILLTFIIGSALGWLLVKITRTPIELHGLVISCCAAGNLGNLLLIIIPAVCVEKNSPFGDSVTCSTNGKAYASLSMAIGAVYIWTYIYNIIRAYGVQHNTSTVNIEDSGEVPDLLLSDSCTKLLSSQDRLQSDHMDHEAQLAVPLIGYETTHEGHFVRKIKQHIKIWTQRINFKMLFAPSTIATIVGIIIGVTSLLRKLMIGNEAPLHVIDSSASMLGEAAIPAMTLIVGANLLRGLKKSAVGMWVVIGIQVVRYVAMPLSGICVVKAARHFGLVGSDSLYQFVLLLQYALPSAMTIGTITQLFEVGESECSVIMLWNYALASVALTLWTTYYMWILS; this is encoded by the exons ATGGCATTTGTGGACTTGTTCGTCGTGGCATTAGTACCTGTTCTGAAAACTCTCATAATTACTGCTGTTGGCTTGTTCCTTGCTTTGGAACGTGTCAATCTCCTTGGCTCTACTGCAAGGCACCATTTGAACAAT CTTGTGTTCTATATTTTCACTCCCGCATTGGTGGCTAGCAGTTTGGCTGAAACAGTAACATCGagcaacattgtttcatt ATGGTTCATGCCTGTAAACATCCTTCTCACATTTATAATCGGTTCAGCACTTGGATGGTTACTTGTGAAAATCACAAGAACTCCTATAGAACTTCATGGCCTTGTTATAAGTTGCTGTGCTGCAG GGAATCTGGGGAACTTGCTTCTCATCATAATTCCTGCAGTTTGTGTGGAGAAAAATAGTCCCTTTGGAGATTCAGTTACATGCTCCACCAATGGAAAGGCCTATGCATCACTATCTATGGCG ATAGGAGCAGTCTATATATGGACTTATATCTATAACATAATTCGAGCATATGGAGTCCAACATAATACCTCAACTGTCAACATAGAGGATTCTGGTGAAGTCCCAGATCTGTTACTGTCCGATAGCTGTACGAAATTGTTATCTTCACAGGATAGGCTACAATCTGATCATATGGACCATGAAGCTCAACTTGCAGTACCTCTCATTGGATATGAAACCACACATGAG GGACATTTTGTTAGGAAGATCAAGCAACATATCAAAATATGGACGCAAAGGATCAATTTCAAAATGTTGTTTGCACCATCGACAATTGCTACG ATTGTTGGGATCATCATTGGTGTAACGTCCCTCTTAAGAAAGCTGATGATTGGAAATGAGGCTCCGTTGCATGTGATTGATAGCTCTGCTTCTATGCTAGG AGAGGCTGCAATACCAGCCATGACATTGATAGTTGGAGCAAATCTTCTTAGAG GGCTGAAAAAGTCCGCAGTAGGGATGTGGGTTGTGATAGGCATACAGGTAGTACGTTATGTGGCAATGCCATTATCAGGGATTTGTGTTGTCAAAGCTGCACGCCATTTTGGGTTGGTTGGATCAGATTCCTTATATCAGTTTGTACTTCTCCTGCAATATGCACTTCCTTCTGCAATGACTATCG GTACAATTACACAGTTGTTTGAAGTTGGTGAAAGTGAATGTTCAGTGATTATGCTATGGAATTATGCACTGGCATCAGTTGCTCTTACTCTATGGACCACTTATTACATGTGGATTTTATCTTGA